The Chionomys nivalis chromosome 1, mChiNiv1.1, whole genome shotgun sequence sequence aataaataactctttattatacgtaattctgagctagtgtgggattattttgtaacttccataaTCATGTTGTGAGCTTGGCATAGCTGTTGCCCTCATGGGTTCACAGCAGCCATGATATTTAAAGCCAATCCAGCCAAAATTCTGGCATAGATGGGGGGAGTGATCCCCAGACCCCATGTcttactgaggagctattggcagcttATAACGGCTGAGGGAAGGAGAGTCTTCATCTTTGCTTTCATGTGTTGGCAGTGGTAGGCTCCCCACACACTGAGGATGGGCCCAGCACCATCCACATAAGGGCAGCACTAATCACACTTAGTGGGctatggggaaggaggaggggacagTGACAAGGACATGAGTTTGGAGAGGGGGCTGTGTTGAGAGTCATATGGAGGCATTGGGAGAAACAGGGATATCTGTGATGTTtcattgtacacatgtatgagaTTCTCaagaatagagaaaataaatgcaatgacTTCTGAGTCGTTAGCTCTCAGTATGGCAGGGATCAGGGAAAATCCTTGTACCATGAGCTGCAGTCACAGAGACTCTAAGCTCTGTGACTAAGCctcaaagggagagaagggggagacaAAGAGGCCAGGAGCCCATGCAATCCTTAGCCCTATATGCAAAACTCTGTGTGGGGGGAAGTTCATTTTGCCCTCCACCCCTTTTTCTcgtgtttcatttttaaaattgtctatTATAACTGAATTAAGAACAatttttgttgctgctggtggtagttttttgagacagggtcttgccgtgtgaccaggctggcctcaaattctttttaatttttaaaaatgttatcgtatgtgtgtgagtgttttgcctgcttgtaggTCTGTGCACTATACACATGCAGTACCcacggagtccagaagagggcatcagttccctatgtgggtgctggaataaaacctgggtcctggagaagaacagccagtactgttGACAGCTTACCCATCTTCTCCAGTCCCTTGTCTAGAATTTTCTACCCTCCTGCCCTCACTTCCCAAGCGCTAGGAAtatgggtgtgcaccaccatgcctggctaagagCAAATGTCCGATCCAGTTACAGTCGGCTTTCAGTGAATAGTAAATGGTAGAAACTGTCAGAGGCAGGAAGGCTCAGGAAAGAAGAGGGCTGAAGTTACTGGTGAACCGGCTCTGGCCAGTCTTCTTGGCCCTCACCTTGTAAAGACGGGTCTGCACTTGTGTTCTGAACCCACCTACACTGTGTTTCCGAGTCCCTTCCACGCTCAGCGCCCAGCAGGGCAGAGGGACAGAGCGCCAGGCCGCCCACCTCACTGCAGGACTTGAACGCCCCCACTGCCTCCACTTTTCCCTCTGCCTCGCGGGGGAGGGCTCTGCCAGGTTCTGCTCCCTGTTCTGGGCAGTGGGTATTGCAATGCCGTCCACCTAGCCCCACTCCAGACCTCAGCTTACCGGACCCTTCTTCTCGGCCTCTTTCTTCTTCGGGCTGAGCTTAGAGGAACGGAACTGCCTTTCAAAGACAATCTGGCTTATGTTGCAGGTCTTCTCTTCCTGAGGCAGATGTGACTTGGATGTACAGACAAACTTTTCAGAACTGAGGAGAAAAGGGGCGGGTGGGGGGGATCTCAATTCAGCGCGAACAATTCAAAAGCAAttgaagtcaggtggtggtggcacatgcctttaatcccagcacttgggaggcagaggcaggaggatttctggcctgatggtctacagagtgagttccaggacgggctccaaagctacacagagaaaccctgtctcgaagaaaaaaaaaagttattgaatGAACTTGATTGATATTCGTTTTGTGAAAAGAAAGGGCTGGCTAGACATCACTGGAGCCCGACCATCTGGTCAAGCTGGAATAATGTCTCTAAAGGTCCGTATGGGAAGGCTGGGAGCCCAGGGTGGTGGTGTCGGGTGTGCTATGGACCTTTAATGAATGAAGTTAGAGGTCTGGGGGTGAGAGGGACCATGAAATCGTGGTCTCTTCCTTCCAAAATAGGAGTTCAATAAACCTTTCTTAAGCCAAATGGCGCAGACGAAGCTGGCCAACACAACTATCATGTGAGTCATGGGACCGGTCTCCAGCTGTGGCTGAGGCAGTCTCTCGGTCCTCCGACCTGGGATTGAAACAGAAGGGCCACAGGCAGCCTGTGTGAGTACTCAGAccaggaagtcagggagaagtGCAATCCACTAGGCAGCACATGCGCAGAACAGAGAAAGCCTCAAGAAGGGACGACGAGAGGGAGAGCTTGAGGCCAGACTTAGTTGTAATGAGAAATCTTGCCCTCCCCCTCgcaaaaaggaaaaagtgagACACTTGTGCTTTTGTGCAAGGGTTAAGATCTGAAACAGCAACAACTGGAAAGAACCAGGAAATCTACCTGGAATGTAACGTTCATGTCTGTAAAGTCATGGGACAGCTGCAGATATTGTGCCAAAGAAGGAGAGACTTTCTAGGGGgagttctcttcatttttttttcttttttggctatttattcatgtttatgtgtgtgggtgttttgcctacatgtatgtctgtgtcccacATGTATGTAGtccccaaggaggtcagaagagagcatgatTGGATCccctaggaactggagttacaggcagctgtgagccaccatgtgggtgctgggtttgaacttggatcctttgaAACAGTAATGATCTTacctaccaagccatctctccagctcccaggagaGAGAGTTCTTACTCCTCAAACTGTGACCATTTGAAAATTGGAACTAGTTTTTATATAGATAATGGAGTCCAGTTTAATCCCCCCATAATGAAACTCATTTTCTAGTACCATTTATTGAAAATCCTATATTATCCCCTTGTTCTGCACTATAGCCTTATTTTAGTACAAATAAAGTATCTATATGTATTTAATTTCTTGATTCTCTCATTTGGTTTAATTGTTGATTTGGTacagtttttaagtcagtttgatACCTGATATAGTAGTcctataaaatttagaattagcTCAATttctatatacacataaacacacacatacacacacactccagacaAATATCTGTGATTCATTCAGATTGAACTGAATGTGTAGACAGATTTTAGAACTTTTCATGTTTTCAATTTTGAGTGCTGTTGGTaggggagaattgtctgtattttgtcaatcatgttataaataaacgctgattggccaggcaggaaatataggcggggaaaccagagaggaagtagaaatgatgtaatgagaacaggaaaattctgggaaggaggaagttgattcctcccactcctgcccagaccaccaaagcagcaggatgtgatctgccccactgaaaaaaggtactaagtcacatggctaacatagatcagaaaaatgggttaatcaagatgtgagagttagccagtgagaggctagagccaCCTCTAGAGCcactggagagggaggtgggtcaatcagctttataacttacgAAGAtgtttgtgtgattttttgggggggctaaacagctgggggttcCGGGTgagacaaaaaccccaacaacaagcaggcccccccTATTGTTACATGCTGTGATCCATAACATGGTACATCTTCCCATTAAGTTGgttcttgtctgtttgtctgtttctctgtgtagccctaactgtcttggaactcactccatagaccaggctagcctccaactcatagagatcctcccatctctgcctcccaagtgctgggattaaagtcatgcaccaccaccgcctggataaTTTAGTTCTTACTTTATTCCCCTTAAAGTAGCTCTCAATTAGGCCTGATTCTGCCTTCAGAGTAGTATTTGGAGGTAGGACTCATCATCAGGGAAGCAAAGTCATATGGACAGAGGACAGATATTGCTgaaaaacctaaacaaagaaTTTTCTGGTCCCAAAGACCAATAAGTACCATGTATGAGAAATCATGTATAAGGTCCTGTGGTCCCGTGGACGGCTAGAGGTATGCTTCTTTTGTTACTATGCTATTTTGTTACCAAATTTCATTTTCTGGCTAGatagaaattaaaatgatttgtgTACTTTGTATTTGATAATCTTTCTGaactttattacttttaatattgTAATGAATTCTTCGAGaattcatacatgtacacaatgtacTCGGGTCATAGCCATCCCTCGTtcctcccctaactcctcccagattcatTCCCCATCTCTCATCCTTCATccccttccaacttcatgtccttttttttttttttaatagcccaCCAAattctggtgtgggagaattgtctgtattctgtcaatcatgttttaaataaacgctgactggccaggcaggaaatataggcaggaaaaccagacaggaagtagaaatgatgtaatgagaacagaagaattctgggaaggaggaagttgattcctcccactcctgcccagaccaccgaagcagcaggatgtgatcttccccactgaaaaaggtactgagccacatggctaacatagatcagaataatgggttaatataagctacaagagctaatatgtagcctgacctaatggcccaatcagctttataacttatagaaatctctgtgtgattttctttggggcttgccagctgtggggtatgggggcaggacagaaacccccaacaagcTGGCCTGATCATGTTACAAGATTTAATTTGTGCTGTCCATATGCTCATGAGAGCGGGGCCAGGCACTGGAGAACAGTCAGTTTACCAAGAGACACATCCTCAAGAAAAAATTATTACCCTTCTTCTAaaagccatcaactgtcaataaCCTCTTAGCTAGGGGCAGGGGCTCCTCAGCCCCTCActgcaatttttaatttttaatatttatttatatttcaggacagtcaggactgtacagagaagccctgcctcaaaaaaaatatttatagccTTTGAGTTTTTCTATGTAGAGCCTCATATTTTCTGTTAAAAAAGGAAGGGTTTTATTCTTGCttcccatttcttttaccttttatttctctcccctctcttatTACTTAAGGTCTCTGGCACAAATCTGAAGTGGCAATTGTGAGTTTCTTTGTCTGATTCAGGAAGTCACAGGGAAAGCATTTAGTGTTTCAGTGAAACCTCTATGATTTCTAGAACTCTATTGCAAATTAAGTAAGCTAATTTCTATCTCTCTAATTATGAGCTAATTTGGGGGGTGTGActagatttctttattttgattctttattGAGATGATTATGACTTTGTTCTGTTAACACAGAGATCACAAGAGCTTTCAAAAATGACTTTGGTATAAACGCTTAAAAATATACTGAATCTACCACCCGGGTTCAATAATAACCAGCAACAGTTTCCACACCCTTGTCTCCTAGATGCTCCCTTTCTGTTCTCTTCTGGGAACCCTAGAGCTCAGGCGGACTTATCTGGTTACTTTGTACCTGCACAGACTGGGCTTATTCCACACAGGGTGGGCAGaggctctctgcctctctttgggAACGATGCCATGGGAAGTGAGCATGAACTTGGGTGATCTGCTGAAGAGGGGAGCCTTCTTGATTCCTTTAGGTTCTTTTTGCGTGTCGTTCTGTTTCCCTACAGGAAGACACCAGAGCAAAATCAAACTCTGTAAAACCAACCCCTGCACTCTTCAGGGTGGGAATGATTGACTTCTAGCTGTGGCTGCAAAGCACCTGTGCGGTGTTGGTAGAGGGTTCCTTTAGCTTCGCGGAGCTCTTGCTGTCTTCGGAATAGACACTCACACATCGGAGCGGCTTTCATCTACAGGAGAAAATGAGAGTCTTTGAGTCCCCCACTGCAGTTTACAGCGAGTGATCAAATCTAACCCTAAATAACGTCAGCGAGGCCTTTCTCCACCAAAGCCATGATTAAGACTTAGGAATAAAGTCAGGCACAGCGCAGGGACAAGAAGCTGCCTCCGGTGGAAATGTTTCACGGACTGTAATTGCCGGTAGGAGAAAGGAGGGGGCCGACCCACGTGCAAGAGGAGGCTTCTATTCGTAGCTTTACTAAGCCATTCCATTAGTCAATAATATTTGCTCAGCTATTCCGTGCTACGCCAAGGCCAAGTTCGGTCCTCATTCGTTCTCAGTCTAGAATAAATCATGCAAGTGACACCTTGGTTGTGAGAGGCACCCGTTCAAGCCTTTAGGAGCACAAACATTGTTTCTAACCAGTCTGGGGGAAAAAGTCCTCCCAGTGGGAGGGGACACTGCCCACTGctctggggaggggtggggttaGGGAAATATAAGCCTGTGTCAGGGTGTGGGAGGTACTGAGGCCACTTAAAAGGAATCTCCTGGCTAACCGTAAGCCTCTTTCTCCACTTCTTCAATGCCGAAAGATCACACTCCTTGATTCCAACACATTTAGATTACATCTTGAGTTCCAGCTCTTAGGACATTTGGGAATTAATAGTAAATGCATGTTTTCTGAACTTGATGATACCCAGTGTTTCTAACGTTCTGTCTAAACTCTTCTACAGTTTAGCAAATACCTGGGGCTGAAAGACCCAGGAAACCAAACAGCAAAGATCCAATAGGAGGACACTTAAAGCCAGTAGACTTGAATTTGATATTGCAAATTAGAAGAGCATAAATTCCTGAAGAGGTTCCTGACCTCAAAGTGAAACACATCTTCAAAATAAGACACTGAATGGTGCTGTTCTGgtcaagacagagaagaaaagaaccgTCTGTCCCCGGGCCTAATGCAGTCCGCTTCTCCCTCACCCATCTCCTCCCACAGGGATAGGAACTCTCTCTCTCGGCCCTGTTCTGAACTAGGAATTGCCATTTGACCCAGTCCTGGTAAGACTGAAAGCTGAAACATTGGCCTAGGGAATGCTGAAGATTCTGCTTTCTGTTAAAAGGAGTGGTCCAGAGAGTCCCAGGCAccaccctccctccctaccttgATGGCGCTCTGAGCACCAGCAGGCGAATGGTGAGAATGATGGAACGACCCAGACACATCAGGCCAGAGAAGAAAACGACAGGAGGACAAGAAAAAGAACGGCATCATAGTTATGTAGAAGAAGCAATAAAACCCAGCACCAACCGTTTGATCCATGTGCTTTAGGCAGTATTCATATTTCACTTGACTTTgtccaggtcttctatatgaAATCACCTTTTCTATAATTCTCTGCTGAAGAGGCCGCACTACATTTTCAACCCATTTCTTATGTaacatctcttttcttctttccttaaaaaCAGCCTGATGCTGAATGTATGTATCCATTCTCTGACAAAGTAACAGAAACAACAGGGATCACAAACCATTCCCTTCCTGTCATTCTGTTAGTGACGGAGAAAACACCCGTTCCTAAGCGCTCCAGGGATTCCTGCTGCCTAGTCCTCACACCAAATAACTGGAACGCAGAATAAACTTCAGAGACAGAACTTGAAAACACAGGCcaggaagaaaatatgaaaacttCTAAATCATACCGCACCTTCGATTAAACTGTTATCCAACTCATGAACCCAATGAAGCCTTTCCTAACTCACCAAATTCTCATTTCTTGTTAAAATATTGCCCAGACATTCATTCTCTATCTAGGCTTTACCACCACAAGGTCTGTGCCGGAACTGGAAGAACAAAGACACTGAACTTGCTTTTATGCTGCTCCCTGACCTATGAAAGGCGTTAACCCCAAGACTGCTTTTGATACTTCATTTAAATGAGAATTTATGGGCAAGTGATTTAGTTACTGCCTAGCCCATTGACTCTTACAGTGTACTCAATAAACTATGTTGAGAAAGAGAATGATGTCCCTTTACTTTGTAAATTCAAATCacaataaaaatgtcaaagtGCTCTTATAATACTATCAGGTGGGAATTAACTCCTTAAAGCCTGCAGATCCAACAGTGATTATTAGTAACTTAATTGGTTATTACCCTTAAATGCTAATTAATTTCTGGTGATTTTTATATTTCCCAATGCAGTAtggaaaaataggaaaaagaggCAAGTTTTGTTAGAAAAGAATTCCATTTGGTACAAGTCAATGAGGGGGAAGCAGTTAAAACGATCCCTCGGATTCCTTAAGGGCAGATCCATACAAGATGTGGGACCTTTAGTGAACCTGCAAAGAGTGGTACCCTCTCAGGGCTACGCAGCTCGAGGGTATAAATCAGAGGCATCGCATTCTGCCTGCAAATGAGTCTCTCAGACAGAACATTACAGCCTGAATGTAAAATGTGCCCCCAAACTTGTGTGCTAGTTTGTGTTTCCAGCTGATGAGACCATGGGGTGCTGCTGTAAACTTTAGAAGGCAGGGCTGGTAGGTGGGAGTTAGGTTGCCCAGAGCAGACCTTTGAAAAAAATTCTCACACACTTTCCTCGCTTCCCGTGTTGTTTCTTAAATGCCCAGGGGTGAGCAGCTCTGGCTGCTGCCTGCCTTTATGTGAAGTGACTGTGGACAGAATGCCCTGAATCTCTGAGCCAACACAAGCCTTTGCTCTCCTAAGTTTGTCATCTTCAGAGCATCAGAGCACGGCATCCACTCTTGCTCCTCCAGAAGGCAGCACGCAGCCACTCACCTTCACGATGTAGTTTTCTCGGAATAATATTGCATGCACAGCTTCATCAATGTCTTCTCGAGCTAATacctaaaaacaaaattgaaCGGGAAGTCAAACACTCTGAAGGAAGCATCG is a genomic window containing:
- the Fam228a gene encoding protein FAM228A encodes the protein MAATKTWNCDDYFSVDKLKEWPEPESVSLMEVLAREDIDEAVHAILFRENYIVKRMDTYIQHQAVFKERRKEMLHKKWVENVVRPLQQRIIEKVISYRRPGQSQVKYEYCLKHMDQTMKAAPMCECLFRRQQELREAKGTLYQHRTGKQNDTQKEPKGIKKAPLFSRSPKFMLTSHGIVPKERQRASAHPVWNKPSLCSSEKFVCTSKSHLPQEEKTCNISQIVFERQFRSSKLSPKKKEAEKKGPVSGTRPQRPRSWAAADSHHSQGPPTVGRRVMTAELLGKHLASLQGAARSGLQWA